One window of the Pedobacter ginsengisoli genome contains the following:
- a CDS encoding GH92 family glycosyl hydrolase, with translation MEVIKLRIIRTALTVVLCFIITTVANAQMKVIWEIGKADNKSDGMALAPSGYKHFLNHDFGWEDRFYLVGVSSTEKDWPYVLPGAQDGWGGTGGTSGLRTNNANILFGLANVPKQGDWKFVVDLVGYQGNLPPLFKVTVNGKSFIRQLPKAEASDVVYGELKGAKEYKIEIPLKSEAIRKGGNEILLTSLDGSWMVFDQVKLEGPKSVKLTSVDRVFLRNVKAANYEIEEGDKRFQPLLVDAQHLSGQPVLTVKLDGKQIFKEHLDTARYQFEVPMPAVKSEKISNYEIFSDNVLMERGTVKRAKQKLFTSVDYVDTKMGTAHSRWMIAPGPWMPFSMVKLSPDNQNAGWSGGYDPTFESVGVFSHIHEWTMAGLGMLPVNGPLKIKVGDQRKKEDGYRSQIDKSTEEAPLGYYKVMLTDYNIKAELTATTRCGFQRYTYPKAANSRVMIDLQIPAEYAYQLKDVTLRKVSNYRLEGVTRQFTPNAWSGDVNQDYKIHFVIEFDQPIKKFGSWINDDISDKDIVNAGSVKDAGAYVEFDTRVNQVVQVRTGISLVSLENASKNLEDEVAKPYGWSFDKVRNGQRDVWNKLMNRLTINTNDRREKVRFYSNMYRALASRNTWSDTDGRWVDATQKIQQLKDPKALALGCDAFWNTFWNLNQFWNLVTPEWSSKWVKSQLAMYDANGWLAKGPAGMNYVPVMVAEHEIPLIVGAYQMGIRDFDSEKAFNAVYKMQTTPAQKVGLGFAGNRDLVTYLKHKYVPYDEGRFSNTLEYSYDDWTVSQFAKALGKKDAANEFALRSNYWKNVIDKETGYARLRKSDGSWFPDFDPFKSGANEHYVEGNAWQLTYFVPQDVPALAKEIGEDKFIERLSWGFGESNKLRYNAPGDQYWDYPVIQGNQQSMHFAFLFNWVKKPWLTQQWSRSIIDRYYGYELANAYLGDEDQGQMSAWFIMVSLGLFQTDGGCSTDPVYEIGSPLFSSVTIDLGKQYGRGKSFIIEAPNVSRANKYVQSATLNGKTLQSFKFPASELLKGGKLVLNMGPQPNKSWGL, from the coding sequence ATGGAAGTAATTAAACTGAGAATAATTAGGACTGCTTTAACAGTTGTACTTTGTTTTATAATTACAACGGTTGCCAATGCACAAATGAAAGTGATTTGGGAAATAGGGAAGGCCGATAATAAAAGTGACGGAATGGCACTTGCACCATCCGGATATAAACATTTTTTGAATCATGATTTTGGATGGGAAGACCGTTTCTATCTGGTAGGAGTTTCCAGTACGGAAAAGGATTGGCCATATGTTTTGCCCGGAGCCCAGGATGGTTGGGGAGGTACCGGTGGAACATCTGGTTTAAGAACTAACAATGCAAACATACTTTTTGGTTTAGCAAATGTTCCAAAACAAGGCGATTGGAAATTTGTAGTAGATCTGGTTGGTTATCAAGGCAATTTACCACCACTATTTAAGGTTACTGTAAATGGAAAATCTTTTATCAGGCAATTGCCTAAAGCTGAAGCAAGTGATGTAGTATATGGAGAGTTGAAAGGAGCTAAAGAGTATAAGATTGAAATTCCACTTAAATCTGAGGCGATACGTAAAGGCGGAAATGAGATTCTGCTAACCTCACTTGATGGTTCGTGGATGGTGTTTGATCAAGTTAAATTAGAAGGGCCAAAAAGCGTAAAGCTAACTTCTGTTGATCGTGTTTTTTTAAGAAATGTAAAGGCTGCAAATTATGAGATAGAGGAGGGTGATAAAAGATTTCAACCTTTATTGGTAGATGCACAACACCTGTCAGGACAACCTGTACTTACTGTTAAGCTGGATGGAAAACAAATTTTTAAAGAGCATTTGGATACTGCCCGATATCAGTTTGAAGTGCCTATGCCTGCAGTAAAGTCAGAAAAAATAAGCAATTATGAGATTTTTAGTGATAATGTACTAATGGAACGCGGGACTGTTAAACGAGCTAAGCAGAAGTTATTTACATCGGTAGATTATGTAGATACCAAAATGGGGACTGCACATTCGCGCTGGATGATAGCACCAGGTCCCTGGATGCCTTTTAGCATGGTTAAATTAAGTCCTGATAATCAGAATGCAGGATGGTCTGGCGGTTATGATCCAACGTTTGAAAGTGTTGGCGTTTTTAGTCACATTCATGAATGGACTATGGCTGGACTGGGGATGTTGCCTGTTAACGGGCCTTTAAAAATTAAGGTTGGCGACCAACGAAAAAAAGAAGATGGCTACCGTTCTCAGATCGATAAATCAACTGAAGAAGCACCTCTTGGTTATTACAAGGTAATGTTAACTGATTATAATATTAAAGCAGAACTAACAGCAACTACCAGATGCGGATTTCAGCGTTATACTTATCCAAAAGCAGCAAATTCGAGAGTAATGATTGACTTGCAGATTCCGGCTGAATATGCATATCAATTAAAGGATGTTACTTTGCGCAAGGTTAGTAATTACCGTTTAGAAGGTGTAACAAGGCAGTTTACTCCAAACGCGTGGTCGGGTGATGTAAATCAGGATTATAAAATTCATTTTGTTATTGAATTTGATCAGCCAATTAAGAAGTTTGGAAGCTGGATTAACGACGATATCAGCGATAAAGATATTGTAAATGCGGGTTCAGTTAAAGATGCAGGTGCTTATGTCGAGTTTGATACCAGAGTTAATCAGGTGGTACAGGTACGTACGGGAATCTCTCTGGTAAGTTTAGAGAATGCATCTAAGAATTTAGAGGACGAAGTTGCAAAACCATATGGATGGAGTTTTGATAAAGTACGAAACGGGCAGCGTGATGTATGGAATAAGTTAATGAACAGGCTAACTATTAATACAAATGATAGACGTGAAAAAGTAAGGTTTTATAGTAACATGTACCGTGCTCTTGCAAGTCGAAATACCTGGAGTGATACTGATGGGCGCTGGGTTGATGCAACACAAAAAATTCAGCAGTTAAAGGATCCTAAAGCATTGGCGTTAGGTTGTGATGCATTTTGGAATACCTTTTGGAACCTAAATCAGTTCTGGAATCTTGTTACGCCAGAGTGGTCGTCTAAATGGGTTAAATCTCAGTTGGCGATGTACGATGCAAATGGCTGGCTGGCAAAAGGACCAGCCGGAATGAATTATGTCCCGGTAATGGTGGCTGAGCACGAGATTCCACTCATTGTGGGTGCCTATCAAATGGGTATTCGTGATTTCGACTCAGAAAAGGCCTTTAATGCGGTGTATAAAATGCAAACTACACCTGCTCAAAAAGTAGGGCTTGGGTTCGCTGGTAACAGAGATCTGGTAACTTACTTAAAACATAAATATGTTCCTTATGATGAAGGAAGGTTCTCAAATACGCTGGAATATTCATATGATGACTGGACAGTTTCTCAATTTGCAAAAGCGCTAGGTAAAAAGGATGCAGCAAATGAGTTTGCACTCCGCTCCAATTATTGGAAAAATGTGATAGATAAAGAAACAGGGTATGCACGTCTTCGTAAATCAGATGGTAGCTGGTTCCCTGATTTCGATCCCTTCAAATCCGGTGCTAATGAACATTATGTAGAAGGAAATGCCTGGCAACTAACTTATTTTGTTCCTCAGGATGTACCAGCTCTGGCAAAAGAAATTGGCGAAGATAAATTTATAGAGCGTTTGTCGTGGGGCTTTGGCGAAAGTAATAAACTGCGCTATAATGCCCCCGGCGATCAGTATTGGGATTATCCCGTTATTCAAGGTAATCAGCAATCTATGCATTTTGCCTTTTTATTTAACTGGGTAAAGAAACCATGGCTTACACAGCAATGGAGCCGGTCAATAATAGATCGTTATTACGGTTATGAACTTGCAAATGCCTACCTCGGCGATGAAGATCAGGGGCAAATGAGTGCATGGTTTATTATGGTTTCGCTAGGTCTTTTTCAAACTGATGGAGGATGCAGTACAGATCCGGTATATGAAATAGGTAGTCCGCTTTTTTCTAGTGTAACCATAGATTTAGGCAAACAGTATGGCCGTGGTAAAAGCTTTATTATCGAAGCTCCAAATGTTTCAAGAGCCAATAAATATGTTCAAAGCGCAACACTTAATGGTAAAACTTTGCAGTCTTTTAAATTTCCTGCAAGTGAATTATTAAAGGGAGGTAAGCTTGTGTTAAATATGGGGCCTCAACCAAATAAAAGCTGGGGACTTTAG
- a CDS encoding DUF4998 domain-containing protein, with translation MKTIKYFTGIFLATTCLFVISCTKEDDYKKYTAGGEITYPARIDSVIVQSGDQRVRLRLALSSDPSIAKIRVFWNNRADSAEANVVRKQATDTVDMIIENLNEGVYNFDVYTYNSKNNISVVRHGSGNVYGENYASTLANRNIQSLTQAANGNVLINWFSPLTGEKEIELKYKNSKGVEVIQKVSGDAMSTEIADYMDKSLLSWRSVFLPDSNAFDTFTQDYSTVELPEYERQLPKSGFSEKILPTDVLEGGFGWLMPSLWNDTYTGNGFATQPGKPLPVSFTFDTGVSNRINRFKYWMPQDRIFNLEAVKSFEIWGSNNPPADGSWASWTLLRTCESIKPSGSPVGTNTDEDVAAAAAGQEFIMPAGTPKTRFIRIKVLSNWGNGSFQALGEFTFYTKEH, from the coding sequence ATGAAAACTATAAAATATTTTACCGGTATTTTTCTTGCAACCACATGCTTGTTTGTTATTTCATGTACAAAAGAAGATGATTATAAAAAATATACAGCTGGTGGAGAAATTACTTACCCTGCCAGAATTGATTCTGTGATTGTTCAATCAGGAGACCAGCGGGTGCGATTAAGATTAGCCCTAAGCAGCGATCCTTCTATAGCCAAAATACGTGTATTTTGGAATAATCGCGCCGATTCTGCAGAAGCAAATGTGGTAAGAAAACAGGCAACAGATACTGTTGATATGATTATTGAAAACCTGAATGAAGGAGTGTATAATTTTGATGTGTATACTTATAACAGTAAAAATAATATATCAGTAGTTAGGCATGGCTCAGGAAATGTGTATGGCGAAAATTATGCAAGCACTTTAGCTAACCGTAATATTCAATCATTAACCCAGGCCGCTAACGGAAACGTGCTGATCAATTGGTTTTCGCCTTTAACGGGCGAAAAGGAAATAGAATTGAAATATAAAAACAGTAAGGGAGTAGAAGTAATACAAAAGGTATCAGGGGATGCAATGAGCACAGAAATTGCTGATTACATGGATAAGAGTTTACTCTCCTGGAGATCGGTTTTTCTGCCGGATAGCAATGCGTTTGATACATTTACTCAGGACTATTCAACTGTAGAGCTTCCTGAATATGAAAGGCAATTGCCAAAATCGGGATTCTCAGAAAAAATTCTTCCAACAGATGTTCTCGAAGGAGGGTTCGGTTGGTTAATGCCTTCATTATGGAATGATACCTATACAGGTAATGGCTTCGCAACTCAGCCAGGTAAACCACTACCCGTATCATTTACTTTTGATACCGGAGTTTCTAACAGAATAAACAGGTTTAAATACTGGATGCCTCAGGATAGGATTTTTAACCTTGAGGCCGTTAAGTCATTTGAAATCTGGGGAAGTAATAACCCTCCTGCGGATGGAAGCTGGGCAAGTTGGACATTGCTAAGGACTTGCGAAAGCATTAAGCCTTCAGGATCTCCGGTTGGGACAAATACCGACGAAGACGTTGCAGCAGCAGCAGCCGGGCAAGAGTTTATTATGCCCGCCGGGACTCCAAAAACTCGTTTTATACGTATTAAAGTACTTTCAAATTGGGGTAATGGTTCTTTTCAGGCTCTGGGTGAATTTACTTTTTACACTAAGGAACATTAA
- a CDS encoding DUF5000 domain-containing lipoprotein produces the protein MKRLIYILFAGVIFFIAPGCKQTELTTLVSDGVAPGPITNAVVENLSGAAKITYKLPPDQDLLYVKALYTSKQGAVRETKVSYYNNNLTVEGFGDTSAYEVKLYAVDRGENVSQPLSVTVKPKKAPFLIVRDSVKVVSDFGGISVSFKNSTENNIAIVVLANDSLGNFTPINTNYTNLKQSSFSVRDLKSVDTKFGIYIRDRWGNMSDTLITTLKPLFEVKLDRTKMKGVSLPTDAPLGYSGAISYLFDGDLGNGGYYHTGDAAKMPQWFTYDMGVSVKLSRMTWFMRQGFYFNLHNPRKVEIWGSNNPSPDGSFNNWELIATHEQIKPSGLPNGQLSNADNEAAAAGETITFPLNVPKVRYIRFKTLRNWSDGTYVNFNEIYMWGAPE, from the coding sequence ATGAAAAGATTAATATATATATTGTTTGCAGGTGTAATTTTCTTTATCGCACCCGGATGCAAACAAACCGAGCTAACCACACTTGTTAGTGATGGTGTAGCTCCAGGGCCTATTACTAATGCGGTAGTCGAAAATTTAAGTGGTGCAGCCAAAATAACTTATAAGCTGCCACCTGATCAGGACTTGCTGTATGTGAAAGCCTTGTACACATCCAAACAAGGGGCTGTAAGAGAAACTAAGGTAAGTTACTACAACAATAACCTTACTGTTGAGGGTTTTGGTGATACCAGCGCATATGAGGTAAAACTATATGCCGTTGATAGGGGAGAGAACGTGTCACAACCATTATCTGTTACTGTAAAACCTAAAAAGGCTCCTTTTTTGATAGTTCGCGATAGTGTTAAAGTTGTTTCGGATTTTGGAGGTATAAGCGTTTCCTTTAAGAATAGTACAGAGAACAATATTGCAATTGTAGTTCTGGCAAACGATTCACTCGGAAACTTTACTCCAATAAATACAAATTACACAAATTTAAAGCAGAGTAGCTTTAGTGTTAGGGACTTAAAGTCGGTAGATACAAAGTTTGGTATCTATATCCGTGACAGATGGGGTAATATGTCAGATACTTTAATAACCACACTTAAGCCCTTATTTGAAGTGAAGCTAGACCGAACTAAAATGAAGGGTGTAAGTTTACCTACCGATGCTCCTTTAGGTTATAGCGGGGCCATTTCGTACTTGTTTGATGGTGATTTGGGAAATGGCGGGTATTATCACACCGGGGATGCTGCAAAAATGCCGCAGTGGTTTACTTACGATATGGGTGTGTCTGTTAAATTGAGCAGAATGACCTGGTTTATGAGACAGGGATTTTATTTTAACCTCCATAATCCAAGAAAAGTAGAAATATGGGGGTCAAATAACCCTAGTCCGGATGGAAGTTTCAATAATTGGGAACTAATAGCTACGCATGAACAGATAAAACCATCTGGATTACCTAACGGGCAGCTTTCTAATGCTGACAATGAGGCTGCAGCTGCCGGAGAAACAATTACATTTCCATTGAATGTACCGAAAGTGAGATATATCAGGTTTAAAACTTTAAGAAATTGGTCTGATGGAACGTATGTGAATTTTAATGAGATATATATGTGGGGAGCACCTGAATAA
- a CDS encoding RagB/SusD family nutrient uptake outer membrane protein yields MKIFKIYLILSVAALTVVMPSCKKSFLDVVPDNVATIDNAFANRNETEKFLFTIYNNLPQEGHPETNPGMNTGDEFWIYWPISGEDYWSLDPYSIARGLQNKVSPKMNYWDSFDSKSMWQGIRNCNILLENIDKPVDLEPYVKTRWIAEAKFLKAYFHWYLFRMYGPIPIIDKNLPITASIDEVKVTRQPVDSVVNYISKLLDEAAGDGNTGLPDKITSLATELGRVTRPAALAIKARLLVTAASPLFNGNSDFSNFKNTDGSALFNPTFDQNKWVKATAACKAAIDAANTAGISLYRFVPGAISVDEDTKIEMNIRNAVCEKWNSELIWGNTAYGAPTTPLQLYACPQLQSNFVNLSLKGQLAPTMKMAELFYTKNGVPINEDKTWDYTNRFNLRSTTANDKSLQENYQTVGLHFDREPRFYADMAFDGSKWFMQDGMHLIQSKSEQPTGKKQSRLYSVTGYYTKKLVNWNLVETQTAVNVESYPWPVMRLGDLYMLYAEAANETDDPATALTYMNLIRDRAGLKSVESSWTNFSKTPTKYTTKNGLRDIIQQERLIEMAFEGSRFWDLKRWKKASQVLNQPIYGWDIIRASYEDYNRRVLLFNQSFVSPRDYFWPISENNFLANPKLVQNLGW; encoded by the coding sequence ATGAAAATATTTAAGATATATCTTATTTTATCAGTTGCAGCTTTAACGGTTGTAATGCCCTCATGTAAGAAAAGTTTTCTTGATGTAGTGCCTGATAATGTGGCAACCATTGATAATGCATTTGCCAATAGAAACGAGACAGAGAAATTTCTCTTTACCATTTACAATAATTTGCCTCAGGAAGGTCATCCTGAGACTAATCCAGGTATGAATACCGGTGATGAGTTCTGGATCTACTGGCCCATAAGTGGCGAGGATTATTGGTCGCTTGATCCATACAGCATTGCGAGAGGGCTTCAAAATAAGGTTTCACCAAAAATGAATTATTGGGATTCCTTTGATAGCAAATCTATGTGGCAGGGAATTAGAAACTGTAACATTCTACTAGAGAATATAGATAAACCTGTGGATCTTGAGCCTTATGTGAAAACCAGATGGATAGCTGAGGCTAAGTTCCTGAAAGCATATTTCCATTGGTACTTATTCAGGATGTATGGACCTATACCAATAATTGACAAGAATTTACCAATTACTGCTTCAATAGATGAAGTAAAAGTGACACGCCAGCCGGTTGATTCTGTTGTTAACTATATTTCTAAATTACTGGACGAGGCTGCAGGTGATGGTAATACTGGATTACCTGATAAAATTACAAGTTTGGCGACAGAGTTAGGAAGAGTAACCAGACCTGCAGCACTTGCCATTAAAGCCCGATTATTGGTTACTGCAGCCAGCCCTTTATTTAATGGAAACAGCGATTTTAGTAATTTCAAGAATACTGATGGTTCAGCTTTGTTTAACCCTACCTTCGATCAGAATAAGTGGGTTAAGGCAACCGCTGCATGTAAAGCGGCAATAGACGCGGCGAATACGGCTGGTATTAGTTTGTATCGATTTGTTCCGGGAGCAATTTCTGTGGATGAGGATACAAAAATTGAAATGAATATAAGAAATGCTGTATGTGAGAAATGGAATAGTGAGTTGATTTGGGGTAATACAGCTTACGGTGCACCAACAACGCCATTGCAATTGTATGCATGCCCTCAATTACAGTCAAATTTTGTGAATCTGAGTTTGAAAGGCCAACTGGCTCCAACAATGAAGATGGCTGAATTATTCTATACAAAAAATGGAGTACCAATAAATGAGGATAAAACCTGGGACTATACCAATAGGTTTAATTTAAGATCGACTACGGCAAACGATAAGTCACTTCAGGAAAATTACCAGACGGTAGGTTTACATTTCGACAGAGAACCACGTTTTTATGCCGATATGGCCTTTGATGGTTCAAAATGGTTTATGCAGGATGGTATGCATCTTATTCAAAGCAAATCGGAACAGCCTACTGGTAAAAAACAAAGTCGACTTTACTCTGTAACAGGCTACTACACAAAAAAACTAGTTAACTGGAATTTGGTAGAAACACAAACTGCAGTAAATGTTGAGTCTTATCCATGGCCAGTAATGAGGCTGGGTGATCTTTATATGCTTTATGCAGAAGCAGCAAATGAAACAGATGATCCTGCTACAGCATTAACTTATATGAATCTTATTAGAGATAGAGCAGGTTTGAAATCTGTAGAAAGTTCATGGACTAACTTTTCGAAAACTCCTACAAAATATACTACAAAGAATGGGCTCAGAGATATCATACAACAAGAAAGATTAATTGAAATGGCATTTGAAGGTAGTCGTTTCTGGGATTTAAAAAGATGGAAAAAAGCATCTCAGGTACTTAATCAACCAATATACGGATGGGATATCATCAGGGCAAGCTACGAAGATTATAATAGAAGAGTGCTGTTATTTAATCAATCTTTTGTTAGTCCAAGAGATTACTTCTGGCCTATTAGTGAAAATAATTTCCTCGCAAATCCCAAGTTGGTGCAAAATCTAGGATGGTAA
- a CDS encoding SusC/RagA family TonB-linked outer membrane protein, with product MYQRNFTYLRVKYLCCFLLLTIVTLSTMAQSTVTITGKVTDAGGGTLPGVSVMLKGSNNGVVTSADGVFTINASEGKGILVFSFVGYKKQEININGRKTVNVTLVEDNNVLEDVVVVAYGQQKKESMVSSITAINPKELKGPTSNLTTMLAGRLSGVVAYQRSGEPGADNAQFFIRGITTFGSGKVDPLILIDGMESTSTDLARLQPDDIAGFSVLKDAAASSLYGARGANGVVLVTTKSGVDATIKFNVRFENSLSTNTQNFKLADNITYMNMANEAVLTRNPLGVLPYSQTKIDRTAAGMNPMLYPNNNWIDMLIKDYTMNQRFNMNMTGGGKVAQYYIAGTFNQDNGVLKSESGNNFDNNVNLKSYQVRSNVNVKLTPTTEGIVRTSGSFDDYNGPVGGYDQNGNRINGGSVVFASALASNPVSFPAIFPSSALSKVSHPLFGNATLSGEGPGYVNPYARMVSGFQQYNTSTLNVQLEIKQDLKFVTSGLSARLMAYTQRYSYFDVSRAYNPFYYSASPTSADGKKYNISLLNEKDATEYLNYREGNKVLNTTTYMEAAVNYNKTIGQKHVITGLLVTILRNYLNANAGDLQQSLPFRNQGLSGRFTYGYDNRYILEANFGYNGSERFAQNHRYGFFPSIGLAWNASNEKFMASISKVVSKLKFRATYGLVGNDQIGDNGSRFFYLSNVNLSDQNRGAWFGTNYGFNRNGISISRYANNDITWEKAKTTNLGMDLGLFNNMNLIVDVYKQHRTNILMTRAYIPNTMGLSAGIQANVGEVKGQGIDVSLDYNKNFGDLWLQGRGTFTYATSKVIVNEEPKYPGNLSYLSKVGNPLSQTYGLIAERLFVDDEEVKNSPYQNFGEVKGGDIKYRDVNGDGQITSLDIVPLGLPTTPEIIYGFGLSMGYKNFDISGFFQGSGRSSFWIDPARITPFAFNGGAQNGLLDVIANNYWSEDNRNIQAFWPRLDQNISSNNTQISNWWMRNGSFLRLKTVEIGYNIQEKALKRLHIGGIRLYANGSNLFVKSSFKLWDPEQGSNGLGYPVQKVFNFGLNVQF from the coding sequence ATGTATCAAAGAAATTTTACTTATTTAAGAGTGAAATACCTTTGTTGTTTCTTACTGTTAACCATTGTAACCTTATCAACAATGGCGCAGTCAACAGTAACAATAACGGGTAAAGTAACAGATGCAGGGGGAGGGACGCTACCGGGTGTGAGTGTTATGTTAAAGGGAAGCAATAATGGTGTGGTAACTTCAGCAGATGGAGTATTCACAATTAATGCTAGTGAGGGAAAAGGGATTCTTGTTTTCTCTTTTGTAGGTTACAAAAAACAAGAGATTAATATTAATGGAAGGAAAACAGTTAATGTCACACTCGTTGAAGACAATAACGTTTTGGAAGATGTTGTTGTTGTGGCATATGGACAACAGAAAAAGGAAAGTATGGTTAGTTCTATTACTGCCATTAATCCAAAAGAACTAAAAGGTCCAACAAGTAATTTAACTACAATGCTTGCCGGAAGATTGTCTGGTGTAGTTGCTTATCAGAGAAGTGGAGAGCCAGGGGCAGATAATGCTCAGTTTTTCATCCGTGGAATTACCACCTTTGGCTCAGGTAAGGTTGATCCCTTAATCTTGATTGATGGCATGGAGTCTACATCCACTGACCTTGCAAGATTACAGCCTGATGATATTGCTGGATTCTCGGTTTTAAAGGATGCTGCTGCTTCTTCACTTTATGGCGCAAGAGGAGCAAATGGGGTAGTCCTTGTTACTACTAAATCAGGTGTTGATGCTACGATCAAATTTAATGTCAGATTTGAAAACTCATTATCAACCAATACCCAAAATTTCAAGCTTGCTGACAATATCACCTATATGAATATGGCAAACGAAGCAGTATTAACAAGAAACCCTCTTGGTGTACTCCCATATTCTCAAACGAAAATTGATAGGACAGCAGCCGGAATGAACCCAATGTTATATCCAAATAACAACTGGATAGATATGTTGATAAAAGACTATACGATGAATCAGCGGTTTAATATGAATATGACGGGTGGCGGAAAGGTCGCTCAATATTATATCGCAGGAACATTTAATCAAGACAACGGTGTGTTGAAGTCAGAGAGCGGGAACAATTTTGATAATAATGTAAATCTAAAAAGCTACCAGGTACGTTCAAATGTGAATGTAAAATTGACCCCTACTACGGAAGGAATAGTTAGGACTTCAGGAAGTTTTGATGATTATAATGGGCCGGTTGGTGGTTATGATCAAAATGGTAACAGGATTAATGGCGGATCAGTAGTGTTTGCAAGCGCTCTGGCTTCTAACCCGGTATCTTTTCCTGCAATTTTTCCTTCATCAGCCTTATCAAAAGTAAGCCACCCTTTATTTGGTAATGCTACTCTATCAGGAGAGGGGCCGGGATATGTAAATCCATACGCAAGAATGGTTTCTGGATTTCAGCAATACAATACTTCGACACTTAATGTTCAGCTGGAGATTAAGCAGGATCTTAAGTTTGTAACATCAGGACTAAGTGCAAGGCTAATGGCTTATACTCAGAGGTATTCATATTTTGATGTAAGCAGGGCGTATAATCCTTTCTACTATTCAGCAAGCCCAACAAGTGCTGATGGCAAGAAATACAACATAAGTCTGCTTAATGAAAAAGACGCTACAGAATACCTGAACTATCGCGAAGGAAATAAGGTGCTTAATACAACTACCTATATGGAAGCTGCGGTAAACTATAATAAAACGATTGGGCAAAAGCATGTAATTACCGGACTTTTGGTAACTATTTTAAGAAATTATCTTAATGCCAATGCCGGCGACCTACAGCAATCGCTTCCTTTTAGAAATCAAGGTCTTTCGGGTAGGTTTACTTACGGGTATGATAATAGATACATTCTTGAAGCAAATTTTGGTTATAATGGTTCTGAACGTTTTGCGCAGAATCACCGATATGGTTTTTTCCCTTCTATCGGACTTGCCTGGAATGCTTCTAATGAGAAATTCATGGCCTCTATTAGCAAGGTTGTTTCTAAACTAAAATTCAGGGCAACCTATGGTTTGGTAGGTAACGATCAGATCGGAGATAATGGCTCAAGATTTTTCTACTTATCCAATGTGAATCTGAGTGATCAAAATAGGGGAGCCTGGTTTGGTACCAATTATGGTTTTAACAGAAATGGAATATCCATATCAAGGTATGCAAATAATGATATTACCTGGGAAAAGGCAAAAACAACTAATTTGGGCATGGATTTAGGATTGTTTAATAACATGAACCTGATCGTAGATGTCTATAAGCAGCATCGCACCAATATCCTAATGACAAGAGCTTATATCCCTAATACAATGGGTTTAAGCGCCGGTATCCAGGCAAATGTTGGAGAGGTTAAAGGGCAGGGTATTGATGTATCATTAGATTATAATAAGAATTTTGGCGACCTGTGGCTGCAGGGCAGAGGTACATTTACTTATGCTACCAGTAAGGTTATTGTAAATGAAGAGCCTAAATATCCAGGTAACCTTTCCTATTTGTCTAAAGTAGGAAATCCACTTAGTCAGACTTATGGACTAATAGCTGAAAGACTTTTTGTTGATGATGAAGAAGTAAAAAACTCTCCCTACCAGAATTTTGGAGAGGTTAAGGGAGGAGATATTAAATACCGTGATGTAAATGGAGACGGGCAGATCACATCACTAGATATTGTTCCCTTAGGCTTGCCCACTACTCCTGAAATTATTTATGGTTTCGGTTTATCTATGGGTTATAAAAATTTTGATATCAGTGGATTTTTTCAAGGGTCCGGACGATCATCATTCTGGATTGATCCTGCCAGGATTACTCCATTTGCTTTTAACGGAGGCGCACAAAACGGATTGCTGGATGTAATTGCCAATAACTATTGGTCAGAAGATAATAGAAATATCCAGGCATTCTGGCCACGTTTAGATCAGAATATAAGTTCAAATAATACACAAATATCCAACTGGTGGATGAGGAACGGTTCTTTTCTAAGGTTAAAAACCGTTGAAATCGGTTATAACATACAAGAAAAAGCTTTGAAAAGGTTACATATCGGTGGTATTAGGTTGTATGCAAACGGTAGCAATCTGTTTGTTAAAAGCAGCTTTAAACTATGGGATCCGGAGCAAGGAAGTAACGGGTTAGGATATCCTGTACAGAAGGTATTCAACTTTGGGCTCAACGTACAGTTCTAA